One part of the Maridesulfovibrio sp. genome encodes these proteins:
- the ruvX gene encoding Holliday junction resolvase RuvX, which yields MKALGIDFGTKRVGLAITDPDKVFTFPYKVMQRTTRDAMFSELLEIIENEKIDEIVIGLPLSLDGEDTLTTRQVRNFAASLERRVDLPIHLVDERLSSIAAEDELKEAGLWDRKRKKNLDSQAAKIILETWLARA from the coding sequence ATGAAAGCATTAGGTATTGATTTTGGAACAAAGCGTGTTGGTTTGGCGATAACTGACCCAGACAAAGTTTTTACTTTTCCGTATAAGGTCATGCAACGTACAACCCGCGATGCAATGTTCTCTGAATTGCTTGAAATTATAGAAAATGAAAAGATCGATGAAATTGTCATAGGTCTTCCCTTATCTCTGGACGGAGAGGACACTTTGACTACGCGGCAGGTTCGCAATTTTGCGGCGTCGCTGGAAAGAAGGGTTGACTTACCGATTCATCTTGTTGATGAAAGACTCAGCTCAATCGCAGCTGAAGATGAACTCAAGGAGGCCGGACTTTGGGACCGGAAACGAAAGAAAAATCTGGACAGCCAGGCAGCAAAAATAATTCTGGAAACATGGCTCGCCCGAGCATAA
- the mltG gene encoding endolytic transglycosylase MltG, whose product MARPSIILRYVMPTIAFGCMALMLVAGWFLYRNWTFLNVPPDMEGREILFSVDPGQPLWTVSGNLAKAGLITDAKQFREYAQAQGKSSKIRAGEFSLWSNMTAPQVLDTLTTSSGILHKFSVREGLTWWATAKEAEKSGLTNYAEFKKAVADPALLAEYKIPAKNAEGYLFPETYLMTRPKNETGKIMVETMLKEFRKAANEAWNGTLPSPAEIHKAVILASLIEKETGDISERRTIAGVFANRLNKGYLLQCDPTIIYGLGETFDGNLRKKHLNDDSNPYNTYKHRGLPPGPICSPGLDSLKAAINPEKHLYLYFVAKGDGSHYFSKSLKEHNEAVKKYQLRRNRKTYRSYN is encoded by the coding sequence ATGGCTCGCCCGAGCATAATTCTGCGCTATGTGATGCCTACAATCGCTTTCGGGTGTATGGCATTGATGTTGGTTGCAGGTTGGTTTCTGTACCGAAACTGGACTTTCCTGAATGTTCCACCGGATATGGAAGGACGCGAGATACTTTTCAGCGTTGATCCGGGACAGCCCTTGTGGACTGTTTCCGGAAATCTTGCAAAAGCAGGGCTGATCACGGATGCCAAACAGTTCCGTGAATACGCACAGGCTCAAGGCAAGTCTTCAAAAATACGCGCCGGAGAATTCAGCCTTTGGTCCAACATGACCGCACCTCAGGTGCTTGATACGTTGACTACTTCTTCCGGCATACTTCACAAATTTTCAGTGCGAGAAGGACTGACATGGTGGGCAACAGCCAAGGAAGCGGAAAAATCCGGGCTGACCAATTATGCAGAATTCAAAAAAGCGGTCGCTGACCCCGCCCTGCTGGCTGAGTATAAAATTCCGGCCAAAAATGCTGAAGGCTACCTTTTTCCGGAAACCTACCTGATGACCCGGCCAAAGAACGAAACGGGTAAAATCATGGTGGAAACCATGCTCAAAGAATTCCGCAAAGCGGCAAATGAGGCTTGGAACGGAACACTCCCTTCCCCGGCGGAAATACACAAAGCCGTGATCCTTGCTTCCCTAATTGAGAAGGAAACCGGTGACATAAGTGAACGGCGCACCATTGCCGGAGTCTTTGCCAACCGCTTGAATAAGGGCTACCTGCTGCAATGTGACCCGACGATAATTTACGGTCTGGGTGAAACATTTGACGGCAACCTGCGCAAGAAGCATTTAAACGATGACTCAAACCCCTACAATACATATAAGCACAGGGGATTGCCTCCGGGACCGATTTGTTCGCCGGGCCTCGACTCACTAAAAGCGGCCATTAATCCGGAAAAGCATTTATACCTTTACTTTGTAGCCAAAGGTGACGGATCGCACTACTTCAGCAAGTCACTGAAAGAACACAATGAGGCTGTAAAAAAGTATCAACTACGCCGTAACCGAAAGACATACAGGTCTTACAATTAG
- a CDS encoding response regulator, translating to MSKILVIDDEKATLNMFKMLLTAYGHEVLTAENGEAGVRIFDTEQPDLVMTDIKMPGMDGLQVLGRIKSISPDSEVIVITGHGDMELAIKALNLDATDFLNKPVKREDLEKALKLSQDRIEFARSRQKDIRLTLEDDLAVINVTGNLTSKSEGLLLDVFDEALSTAKGTFLLIFQEKSSINGAAMDSLLKLVEKARTRGCGVHIAGLSENFRSVLHSMGITQMASVYETEADARASL from the coding sequence GTGAGCAAAATTCTTGTAATTGACGATGAGAAAGCTACCTTGAACATGTTCAAGATGTTGCTGACGGCATATGGTCATGAGGTGCTTACTGCAGAAAATGGCGAAGCAGGGGTCAGGATATTTGATACTGAACAACCTGATTTGGTAATGACTGACATAAAAATGCCCGGCATGGACGGTTTACAGGTGCTGGGAAGAATTAAATCCATCTCTCCTGATTCCGAGGTGATTGTGATCACCGGGCATGGTGACATGGAACTTGCCATCAAAGCCCTTAATCTTGATGCCACAGATTTTCTCAATAAACCCGTGAAGCGTGAGGATCTTGAGAAAGCCTTGAAGCTTTCACAGGACAGGATTGAATTTGCCCGTAGCCGACAGAAAGATATCCGCCTGACTCTTGAAGATGATCTGGCGGTGATCAATGTAACAGGCAACCTTACTTCAAAGTCCGAAGGGTTATTGCTCGATGTCTTTGATGAGGCTCTTTCCACAGCTAAGGGGACCTTTCTCCTTATTTTTCAGGAGAAATCCTCAATCAACGGCGCAGCCATGGATTCTCTGTTGAAACTGGTGGAAAAGGCACGAACCCGTGGTTGCGGCGTACACATAGCCGGGCTTTCAGAAAATTTTCGGTCCGTACTGCATTCCATGGGAATAACCCAGATGGCTTCTGTTTATGAAACGGAAGCTGATGCGCGGGCGAGTTTGTAG
- a CDS encoding ATP-binding protein — MISIFSKQELIKRFSGLTLKNKIFFSTLGVILIISAIIALLARWILVSSLTKELELRGVAIAYSIAERGAGFILDKDYPRLLSLAFEEAKLRERQHLITYIYILGKDGEVLCHTFTKPFPKGLDLANPIPEGEDKSLRRIDLGRTSAYDIAVPIKEGLYRIGTVHVGLNKIHIDQLVSTLRFTFLGFISFVVIIIFVISHRLAKYITQPVSTLTRVSDELSRGNFDFSLDLLTGETDWDASSCPAYHNTDFPCWHFDLLTYGDNRGIDGQANAQQCRDCSFYYKREGDEVVQLADSFRNMVWSIKLYRRKLRESEEKYKSLFDSGPDPVLVVSCNDFTIIDANPRVTELYGYSREELIGEQFLRLGPESNEECIQAFEEYGGPAGCVYYPKIIHYRKNGSPVYVNMHVCPITYKSKPSMIVAVNDVTEIIEKDAQLVQAAKMKSLGEMSAGVAHEVNQPLNAIKMGSEYLALMAEQGRDVPATQLEEVAREVSSQVDRAAEIISALRAFGRKSGFKTDRVDINVPVKGVLRLVTKQFELQNISIHLDLGEGLPKVVAEDNRLQQVFFNLVNNARDAIAEKRDNLGVESKDSITISTYKAGGLVRVRVSDTGAGITEEVRDKIFEPFFSTKEVGYGMGLGLAITYGIVRDYNGSIDIESEPGRGTSFIISFPAAAEDN, encoded by the coding sequence ATGATAAGTATTTTTTCAAAGCAGGAACTTATAAAACGTTTTTCCGGGCTTACCCTTAAAAATAAAATCTTTTTCTCCACACTCGGAGTAATTTTAATAATCAGTGCAATAATTGCATTGCTGGCACGCTGGATTCTGGTTTCCTCTCTGACTAAGGAACTGGAGCTGCGCGGCGTCGCAATCGCATATTCAATTGCCGAACGCGGGGCCGGATTTATTCTGGACAAAGATTACCCCCGGCTGTTGAGTCTTGCTTTCGAGGAAGCAAAATTGCGTGAAAGGCAGCACCTGATCACTTACATTTATATTCTTGGCAAGGACGGGGAGGTCTTATGCCATACCTTCACCAAGCCGTTTCCCAAGGGCCTTGATCTTGCTAATCCCATTCCTGAAGGTGAAGATAAATCTCTCCGGCGCATCGACCTTGGGCGGACTTCCGCATATGACATTGCGGTCCCGATCAAAGAAGGTCTGTACCGCATAGGAACTGTTCATGTCGGACTGAACAAAATTCATATCGACCAGCTGGTTTCGACATTACGGTTCACATTTCTTGGTTTTATCTCTTTTGTCGTTATCATCATTTTTGTAATAAGCCACCGTTTAGCGAAGTACATCACACAACCGGTGAGTACTCTCACCCGTGTTTCGGATGAGCTTTCACGGGGGAATTTTGATTTCAGTCTGGACTTGTTGACTGGAGAGACTGATTGGGATGCATCCAGCTGCCCTGCGTACCACAATACTGATTTTCCCTGCTGGCACTTTGATCTGCTGACTTATGGGGACAACAGAGGCATTGATGGGCAAGCTAATGCTCAGCAGTGCCGCGACTGCAGTTTTTATTACAAGCGCGAGGGAGATGAGGTTGTTCAACTGGCTGACAGTTTTAGAAATATGGTCTGGTCTATCAAGCTTTACCGCCGTAAGTTGCGCGAGTCTGAAGAGAAATATAAATCACTGTTTGACAGCGGACCTGATCCTGTTCTCGTAGTATCCTGTAATGATTTTACAATCATTGATGCCAATCCACGTGTTACCGAGCTTTATGGATATTCCCGCGAAGAGTTGATTGGGGAGCAGTTCCTGCGTCTCGGTCCGGAGTCCAATGAGGAATGTATTCAGGCTTTTGAGGAATATGGCGGGCCTGCCGGGTGTGTATATTATCCGAAGATTATTCATTACCGGAAGAACGGAAGTCCTGTTTACGTGAATATGCACGTCTGTCCTATTACCTACAAAAGTAAGCCTTCAATGATTGTGGCTGTAAACGACGTAACTGAGATTATTGAAAAAGACGCTCAGCTGGTGCAGGCAGCCAAAATGAAATCACTTGGTGAAATGTCGGCCGGTGTGGCCCATGAGGTCAATCAGCCGCTTAATGCGATCAAGATGGGTAGTGAATACCTTGCCCTAATGGCTGAGCAGGGACGTGATGTGCCTGCTACCCAGCTTGAAGAGGTTGCCAGAGAAGTCAGCAGTCAGGTGGACCGTGCCGCTGAGATTATCAGTGCTCTGCGCGCTTTTGGCCGTAAGTCGGGTTTCAAGACAGACAGGGTGGATATCAATGTCCCGGTCAAAGGAGTGCTCAGACTGGTTACAAAGCAGTTCGAGTTGCAGAATATTTCCATTCATCTTGATCTTGGAGAAGGTCTGCCAAAGGTTGTCGCCGAAGATAACCGTTTACAGCAGGTCTTCTTTAATCTGGTGAACAATGCCCGCGATGCTATTGCCGAGAAACGTGACAATCTTGGTGTGGAAAGCAAAGATTCCATAACCATATCGACCTACAAGGCCGGTGGTCTGGTTCGGGTCCGTGTCTCTGATACGGGGGCCGGCATCACAGAAGAAGTGCGCGACAAGATTTTTGAGCCATTTTTCAGTACCAAAGAGGTAGGATATGGAATGGGGTTGGGCCTTGCCATAACCTATGGCATAGTAAGAGACTATAATGGCAGCATTGATATAGAGAGTGAACCTGGCAGGGGAACTTCATTCATAATTTCTTTTCCGGCTGCTGCGGAAGATAATTAA
- a CDS encoding ABC transporter substrate-binding protein, with product MKKILLLVLFLLLVACERSVSVEVEESDNAGIYPDKVVFGASLALEGHASYLGVQTLHGALAYLKHVNDNGGIHGRTVEVVAYDDSYDPPKCLINTQKLLIKDKIFALFCYVGTPTTVEVLPLVEDAHIPLLGMFTGADALRKPFNRYVINIRPSYYQETREAVRHMVEDLKITKIAVFYQYDAFGFDGLTGTELALKDYDLEPVARGSYTRGSLDVSEGVERIKDSGAEAVFMIGTSGPCIKFMELLRKEGANPVYYTVSFMGAREFARNLHSDRELVIMSQVVPPFADDRDLSSSEAASYISLLKRYYPQDTPNLVGLEGFFNARILAEGLRRSGRELSREGFIKAIESMNKFEIAPGITVSYGQMDHQGMDKVYFTRFKKGRFELIRDWSELIKGAS from the coding sequence ATGAAAAAGATATTACTGCTGGTTTTATTTCTGTTACTCGTTGCGTGTGAGCGGTCGGTTTCCGTTGAGGTGGAAGAAAGTGACAATGCCGGAATTTACCCTGATAAAGTTGTTTTCGGGGCTTCTCTGGCTCTTGAAGGGCATGCCAGCTATCTGGGAGTCCAGACTTTACACGGCGCACTCGCCTATCTTAAGCATGTTAATGACAACGGCGGCATCCATGGCCGCACAGTGGAAGTTGTTGCCTATGATGATTCTTATGATCCTCCCAAATGTTTAATTAATACCCAGAAGCTTCTCATCAAGGATAAAATTTTTGCGCTGTTTTGCTACGTGGGGACTCCTACAACAGTTGAGGTCCTTCCTCTGGTGGAAGATGCACACATCCCCCTGCTTGGAATGTTTACAGGGGCCGATGCCTTGCGCAAACCTTTCAATCGCTACGTCATAAACATCAGGCCTTCATACTATCAGGAAACCAGGGAAGCAGTGCGTCATATGGTAGAAGATCTGAAAATTACAAAGATCGCAGTTTTTTACCAATATGATGCTTTCGGGTTTGACGGACTGACCGGAACTGAGCTGGCCCTTAAGGATTACGACCTTGAGCCGGTTGCAAGGGGGTCGTATACCCGCGGTTCATTAGATGTAAGCGAGGGAGTAGAGCGGATCAAGGACTCCGGAGCAGAAGCGGTTTTTATGATCGGTACAAGCGGGCCATGCATCAAATTTATGGAGTTGCTTCGCAAGGAAGGCGCTAATCCGGTTTACTACACTGTATCTTTTATGGGAGCGCGAGAGTTTGCCCGCAATCTCCATTCGGATCGTGAACTGGTGATAATGTCACAGGTTGTTCCGCCATTTGCCGATGACCGCGATCTTTCAAGTTCCGAAGCTGCCAGTTATATAAGCCTGCTCAAACGGTACTACCCGCAGGACACTCCGAATCTGGTCGGTCTTGAAGGTTTTTTTAATGCCCGCATCCTTGCGGAAGGGCTGCGGCGCAGTGGGCGGGAACTTAGCCGGGAAGGTTTTATCAAGGCTATTGAAAGTATGAATAAATTTGAAATAGCACCGGGAATCACCGTTTCTTACGGCCAAATGGACCATCAAGGTATGGATAAAGTCTATTTCACCCGTTTTAAAAAGGGCAGGTTCGAGTTGATCCGGGATTGGTCGGAATTGATTAAGGGTGCTTCATGA
- a CDS encoding response regulator — MAGKILVVDDEVHIRMLLEQTLEELEDDYGVELLTAENGEEGLDCIREERPELVFLDIMMPYMNGYEVCQAVREDVSLSGIKIILLTAKGQEADRKHGLELGAERYMTKPFDPDEILEVAKAILNIKD; from the coding sequence ATGGCCGGAAAAATTCTAGTTGTGGACGATGAAGTTCACATCAGGATGCTTCTAGAACAGACGCTGGAAGAGCTGGAAGATGATTACGGTGTAGAGCTGCTTACGGCCGAAAACGGGGAAGAAGGACTGGATTGCATCCGGGAGGAACGTCCTGAATTGGTTTTTCTCGACATCATGATGCCATACATGAATGGATATGAAGTTTGTCAGGCTGTCCGGGAAGATGTCAGTCTCTCCGGTATAAAAATAATCCTGTTAACAGCCAAAGGTCAAGAAGCAGACCGTAAGCATGGCCTTGAACTGGGCGCTGAACGGTATATGACCAAACCTTTCGACCCAGATGAAATTCTTGAGGTAGCCAAAGCAATTCTGAACATTAAGGACTGA
- a CDS encoding HD domain-containing phosphohydrolase yields the protein MNAGLNPEIRLKRILKPKKLKSFFQKALPLLPDESVLCVYIDGKPIFCAEPVQPSFEETISSPLKTPSGDNLSLGVFISNRDQLLEPELNHIKSVLEFAAFSISNYIASETARRQIGEETLAKYRELALLHRSIVELNNSLRLKDVITALTTECKTSALPAEMGAVYLPEEAGFTIFDSFGGFSNEELENIVECTLFKDIIASLRGEIINDVVKDKRCHGKLSSNIRSMLIMPIPSPNVCEGVLILTSPAKNAFNAAHLKHVSTLSSVAGISISNAYNFESIRILMDALLKALAEAIDARDPFTAGHSERVAHLAVSFARHISQDNQHFEHITFTDEQLREIFYSGILHDIGKIGIKEEVLTKKTRLPKSMVDIIGMRLKLFGIHHMHKWEEDYKRIKHINNSLNPAQEDLDFVNAMSNMRFKVNGSTIHMLQPDERESLTVRRGNLTAEERMEIERHPAESKRILEHIPFQDDLAQLLAIIGQHHERLDGSGYPEGLSGDAILIQSRILAIVDIYDAVTQERHYKPATPKERALKILSLEAGEGKLDMSLVKFFINNISAIETGAESIDLDRPVSSRFCKIPRGSLN from the coding sequence ATGAATGCAGGACTGAATCCGGAAATACGTCTTAAAAGAATCTTGAAGCCCAAGAAGCTTAAATCCTTCTTCCAGAAGGCGTTGCCTTTACTCCCTGATGAATCAGTTTTATGTGTCTATATCGATGGGAAACCTATCTTCTGCGCCGAACCAGTGCAGCCCTCATTTGAAGAAACAATTTCCAGCCCCCTCAAGACTCCGTCCGGTGACAACCTGAGTCTAGGTGTTTTTATTTCCAACCGTGACCAGCTTCTTGAACCGGAGCTGAACCACATCAAATCAGTTCTTGAATTTGCCGCCTTTTCGATCTCCAATTACATTGCGTCCGAAACAGCCAGACGCCAGATCGGAGAAGAAACCCTCGCTAAGTACCGGGAACTGGCTCTCCTGCATCGTTCAATCGTTGAATTAAACAATTCCCTGCGGCTCAAAGACGTTATCACTGCTCTGACTACTGAATGCAAAACTTCCGCGCTTCCTGCCGAGATGGGTGCTGTGTATCTTCCTGAAGAAGCGGGATTCACCATTTTCGACAGCTTCGGCGGATTTTCCAACGAAGAACTCGAAAACATCGTTGAATGCACACTTTTCAAAGATATCATTGCCAGTCTGCGTGGAGAAATAATAAACGATGTAGTTAAAGATAAACGCTGTCACGGTAAGCTTTCATCAAACATACGCTCCATGCTGATCATGCCTATTCCCTCTCCCAATGTATGCGAGGGAGTCCTCATTCTGACCTCTCCTGCAAAGAACGCCTTTAATGCAGCCCACCTGAAACATGTCAGCACGCTTTCCTCGGTGGCCGGCATCTCAATCAGCAATGCATACAACTTTGAATCTATCAGAATTCTGATGGACGCACTGCTGAAAGCTCTGGCCGAGGCTATTGATGCCCGGGACCCCTTCACCGCAGGTCATTCAGAACGGGTAGCGCATCTCGCTGTTTCATTCGCCAGACATATTTCGCAGGACAATCAACATTTTGAGCATATCACTTTTACAGATGAACAGCTGCGTGAAATTTTCTACTCCGGAATTCTACACGACATCGGAAAAATCGGAATTAAAGAAGAGGTCTTGACCAAGAAAACAAGGCTTCCCAAGTCCATGGTTGATATTATCGGCATGCGCTTAAAGCTCTTCGGTATCCACCACATGCACAAGTGGGAAGAAGATTACAAACGTATCAAGCATATAAACAACTCCTTAAATCCGGCGCAAGAAGATCTGGATTTCGTCAACGCCATGAGCAACATGAGATTCAAGGTCAACGGTTCAACAATTCATATGCTTCAACCTGACGAAAGGGAAAGCCTGACAGTGCGGCGTGGAAACCTGACCGCCGAAGAACGAATGGAAATTGAGCGCCACCCTGCCGAGAGTAAACGAATTCTCGAACATATCCCATTTCAGGATGATCTGGCACAGTTATTAGCCATTATCGGCCAGCACCACGAAAGACTGGACGGTTCAGGTTATCCTGAAGGCCTTTCCGGTGATGCCATTCTCATCCAAAGCAGGATACTGGCCATCGTAGACATCTATGATGCAGTAACTCAAGAAAGACATTACAAGCCTGCAACTCCCAAAGAACGGGCGTTGAAAATTCTTTCTCTCGAAGCCGGGGAAGGCAAGCTTGATATGTCTTTGGTAAAATTTTTCATAAACAATATTTCTGCCATTGAAACAGGAGCGGAATCTATTGACCTTGACCGACCGGTTTCCTCCAGGTTCTGCAAAATTCCTCGTGGCAGTTTGAATTAA
- a CDS encoding ABC transporter substrate-binding protein translates to MNKALSSLIISLLTLTLFCATATADNPKPFLLGMSAAFTGPSKGLGIELYRGSKAYFDQINARGGINGRRVVIKVMDDGYNPEPAIRNTIKLVENEKVDCLFNYVGTPTVTRVLPVIKHFNSKKPEFLFFPFTGAQPQREFPYEDYVFNLRASYRQETWGLVHNLYMVGRTRIAVFYQADAYGRSGWDGVRKALAEMDLSIVSEATYRRGASFTDSMKEQVEILKRGKPDAIIAVGAYEACAAFIRDARDAGVEIPICNLSFVGSENMLDLLYGLENENGKDYTSELINSQTVPSYEDTRLEAVREYRNAMAQNPPPPEGFSKGYQTQEYSFISFEGFLNAKVMAHILERMTLPQYQNNIYAATLSIRNLDIGIGNDISFGRGKHQGLDEVYYTKVSDGKFVPLTDWKRWSK, encoded by the coding sequence ATGAACAAAGCCTTGTCCTCTTTAATTATCTCCCTGCTCACATTAACGCTGTTTTGTGCGACCGCAACAGCCGATAATCCGAAGCCTTTCCTGCTCGGCATGTCCGCAGCCTTCACTGGGCCAAGCAAAGGTCTGGGCATTGAGCTTTATCGCGGTTCGAAAGCTTATTTTGATCAAATCAATGCTCGGGGCGGTATCAACGGGCGCCGAGTGGTTATTAAAGTCATGGATGACGGCTACAACCCGGAACCAGCTATCCGCAATACCATCAAACTGGTTGAGAACGAAAAGGTTGATTGTCTTTTCAATTATGTAGGAACACCGACTGTTACCCGCGTTCTCCCGGTGATTAAGCATTTCAACTCTAAAAAACCTGAATTCCTTTTTTTCCCATTCACAGGTGCACAGCCCCAGCGTGAATTTCCATACGAAGATTATGTCTTCAATCTGCGCGCTTCCTACCGTCAGGAAACCTGGGGCTTAGTTCATAATCTTTATATGGTCGGACGCACCCGTATAGCTGTATTCTATCAGGCCGATGCTTATGGCCGAAGCGGATGGGACGGGGTTCGCAAGGCTCTGGCAGAAATGGACCTAAGCATCGTCTCTGAAGCTACCTACCGTAGGGGGGCGTCTTTCACTGACTCCATGAAAGAACAGGTCGAAATTCTCAAAAGAGGCAAACCGGACGCAATCATTGCTGTTGGTGCTTACGAGGCATGCGCGGCATTCATACGAGATGCGCGCGATGCTGGAGTTGAAATTCCTATTTGCAACCTTTCTTTTGTGGGCAGTGAAAATATGCTCGACCTGCTGTATGGACTAGAGAATGAAAATGGTAAGGATTACACTTCGGAACTTATCAACTCCCAGACAGTTCCCAGTTATGAAGATACAAGACTTGAAGCTGTACGTGAATACAGGAATGCAATGGCTCAGAATCCTCCACCGCCTGAAGGATTCAGCAAGGGCTACCAGACCCAAGAATACAGCTTTATCAGCTTTGAGGGGTTCCTGAATGCCAAGGTTATGGCCCACATACTTGAACGAATGACCTTGCCGCAGTACCAAAACAACATTTATGCGGCAACACTGTCCATCCGCAATCTTGACATAGGTATTGGAAACGACATCAGCTTCGGACGCGGTAAACATCAGGGACTTGATGAAGTATATTATACAAAGGTCTCCGACGGGAAATTCGTTCCGCTAACCGACTGGAAAAGGTGGAGTAAATGA